TCAGCCGGGCAGATCACGAGCGACCTGCTCGGCAAAATACGTCAGGATCAGATCCGCACCCGCGCGCTTGATCGAGAGCAGCGACTCGTGTGCCACCTCCTCCAGGTCGAGCCATCCCTGCTCGCTCGCGGCGTGGAGCATCGCGTACTCCCCGCTGACGTTGTAAGCGGCCACCGGCAGCTCGGTGGTCTCCCGGACGTCCCGAACGATGTCGAGATAGGGCAGCGCGGGCTTGACCATCAGGGCGTCGGCGCCCTGTTCGGCGTCGAGGCGGGCCTCCCGAATCGCTTCGCGTCTGTTGGCGGGGTCCATCTGGTAGTGTCTGCGATTCCCGAAACTGGGCGCGCCGTCGGCGGCATCTCTGAAGGGCCCGTAGAAGGCCGACTCGTATTTGACGGCGTAGCTCATGATCGGCACCTCGGTGAAGTCATCGCGATCCAGCGCGTCACGAATGGTTGCGACCATGCCGTCCATCATCCCGCTGGGCGCGATCATGTCCGCGCCCGCCTCCGCCTGCGAGAGCGCCGTGCGCTCGATCAGTTCGAGGGTCGCGTCGTTGTCG
The sequence above is drawn from the Halalkalicoccus subterraneus genome and encodes:
- the hemB gene encoding porphobilinogen synthase, coding for MDITKRPRRLRSDGVRPLVSETSLSPSDLIAPVFVDATTDERVPIESMPGHERVPVEGITERVREVRETGVEAVMLFGIPEEKDDRGTRAWADEGVVQRALRKISEETDAYVIADLCFCEYTSHGHCGIIEEGAEEDPHMTVDNDATLELIERTALSQAEAGADMIAPSGMMDGMVATIRDALDRDDFTEVPIMSYAVKYESAFYGPFRDAADGAPSFGNRRHYQMDPANRREAIREARLDAEQGADALMVKPALPYLDIVRDVRETTELPVAAYNVSGEYAMLHAASEQGWLDLEEVAHESLLSIKRAGADLILTYFAEQVARDLPG